TGTTACctctggttttcctttttttttcctgaaatcttCTAACACTATTTCCAAATTCTTCTTCCAAACTTGCCTTCCAAACACTTAACTAGTGACCTATTTTTATAATCGTCCTCTATAGGTTCTTCCATTAAAGACTCCTTGTAGAACATATATCAGCTTCTTCATCCCCTTGGCTGCTTGTAAGCTAATATTCCCTCAAAACCTTTGAAGTCTATTTCTCTAAATTCATTTACAAATGtatcatatatactatataaaacaatataataTTATTCAAAATAGCAAAATATTAGAATAAATCTTTCTATACACAGATAATTTCATTGTGATAAATTAATTAGTACTAACacagaaataagtaaaaatgaaatataattaattttaggCAATGTCACATTAACTTATATTTTTACAAAGTGAGACAGATGATATACTGGCAATTTAATGATTTTCTTGACTATATTAGCCAAGTTGGGGGAACTGTAGTTAAAGCTTGGAAAGTGTAAATCGGGAAATAGATATCTGCTAATCACATAGACAACCGGCCAATAAAACAGTCTTCCAATAGAACATAATGGCAGAGATTTCTCAGCCATTAGgatatcaattcttttttttttttgattcatcAGGTTGTATTTATAATCTATATGAACAACAGTAATTAAAATAGAGACCATGACATTGCGAAGGTATGAGAGCCACACAGGAAGAGAAAATCATGTCAATGCTATCACATTCCTTTTACTATTGTTTAGTGATTGATCACAATGATAGGAAAGGttacttgaaaaagaaaagaatatcagTTTCGCTACAGAGAAAATGGGTAGGAAACACAAAGGAAGTATCTTCCTTTGGTTTAAAAACTCAGGTTAAGAATATATCAGGTGAtatttgcttttggtaaaaaaaaacaaaataaaaaacaaaaaacgaaaacaaaaacaaaaaacaaaacaaaacaaaacaaaaataacccacAAGGAATTTGGCTGATCTAAGATGTGGGAAAGTCAAATATTTTCAGTAGATATTTGACTTGTTTGAGATGCTTATATTTGAGCTGGAGATATTAATTTGAAATCATAGTCAGTTTATATAGCCTAGGAAAAATGAGGAAAGTGTGATTATATTGACTGAGAATTTGTTAATAATGGAAAACGCAAAGCTCTTTGCAAGCTGTCATTGGTTTGTATATTGTTGACATATCCTCTTGGCTCCCCATTAGGACAAAGGACCAAGGGGTGTATTCTATTCTTTTCCTGGGCAGATGCTTTGACCATATGCACATGTTGCTTCCACTAATTCCCCAGATTCTATTCTTTTGCAGATCCAAAGAAGCTATCCAGGGTTCCACTCTTTGGATTTAATTCATGGAAAAACAGCTTTAGGCAAGTGGATACAAGAAAGGTTAAAAAGATGAACAGCCATTGaaatcttgtttcttttttgctgGTAACAATTTAGATACTATTTCCTGAATCAAAAATTGCCTTGATGAAATCAAGGCAACTTGTGGAGAAACTGTATCTGATTTGATAATTGTTCTGATGTTTCACTGTTTCCCTCTAAGAAACAATCAGCTGTTTTCAAGATGGGCACATTATATCATTTTCCAAAGCATCAGCAGCTCATTACTGCAACAAAAATCACCATATTAAGATAAAAAACATGTACTCAGTGGTTTAAAGTAATGTTATATTCAGTACTGGTGACtcacaaaatatttttacaatgtGATAGTAAAatcacttctctttcttttccatttcctctttcactctcagcagcagaagaagaCCATGTGGAGAGATAATGAGAGCACTGTGTCTGAGTTCATACTCCTTGGGCTCCCTATTCGTACAGAGGATCAAGGCATGTTCTCTGCCCTGTTCCTGATCATGTACCTGACAACTGTGCTGGGGAACCTGCTCATCATCCTGCTCATCAGGCTGGACTCTCACCttcacacccccatgtacttcttcctcagccACCTGGCCTTCACTGACATCTCCTTTTCATCAGTTAGTGCTCCAAAGATGCTCATGAATATGCTGACACATAGGCAATCCATCTCATATGCGGGGTGTGTTTCACAGATGTATTTTTACATAGTTTTTGCAGATCTTGATAGCTTTCTTCTGACCTGCATGGCATATGACAGGTATGTGGCCATCTGCCATCCTCTACACTATACGACCATCATGAGTCagagtctttgtctttttctagTAATTGTGTCCTGGGCTTTATCCACTGCCAATGCCCTTGTCCACACCCTTCTCTTGGCTCGACTATCTCACTTTAGAAACAATACCATCCCACACTACTTTTGTGACCTCTCTGCTATGCTGAAGTTGTCCAGCTCAGACACTACCATCAATGAGTTGCTTATTCTTACTTTAGGTACTATGGTCACTATCCCACCATTCATATGTATCCTGGTCTCTTATGTCCGCATAGGCATCACCATTCTGAAAACTCCTTCCATCAAGGGAATCTGCAAAGCCTTGTCCACATGTGGCTCTCACCTCTCTGTTGTTTCTCTGTACTATGGAGCCATAATTGCACTCTATTTTGTCCCCTCACCTAATAACACTAATGACAAGGATGTGATTGTGGCTGTGATGTATACTGTGGTCACACCCATGCTGAATCCCTTTATTTATAGTCTGAGGAATCGGGATATAAAAGGAGCACTGAAACATATCCTTAGAAGGAGACTGTTTTCACAATGATGAGCATGGTTGTCTGTCTTAGCATCcctacttccttctcctcttctcccatcCATCCTTTGTTCTTTGCCAGGGAAATTTCATGTGGATCCCTTTCTTTCACTCACTTTTCATGGTATCATTTTCTTCTCTATATAACTTTCTTGATGACATTCAGTATCTTGCCATCTTGAGAAGGTTTCTCACAAATATTCtacatatttttctttgacatgcatacattttaattgttttttatcGTCATCACCAAGATGTTTTATTGGACAGGTTTATTACTTTCATAGAAGACAACCTTTTCTCTGAAGATGATGAAAATGTATCTTCTTTTAGGTTATTCATATTTAATCTTATTATGTAGTGTGATTTTTAGCAGTGTTTCTATTAGcatttttgtgtctgtgtattgATATTATGCTCAGAGATATGTCTGTGTCCCATGTGtgtgctgagtgcctgcacagTTCAGAAGAATATGGTAGATCCCCTGAGACGTGGCAtagagatggttgtaagccacaatACAGGTGCAGGACAACaaacctgggtctctcaggagaggagTTCATACTCTTAATCACAGAaccatcttttcttcctctccactTTTTTTTGCCAATATTCAAATCTGGTGGATTTTATAGGGcatgatgtgatttttttcatacatGTAAATAGTTCATCATATCCAAATCAAAAAGTATAGTAACTTATTCTAATACCCACTCTGTCTTagtatgaattttttttatttttgctcttgGGGTAATGCATAGTATTTACAATAACTGCAGAGTGAAAGATATGAaaactcttatttttttcttcctatccaTAATTTGGTATTTACTGATCAACCTATGCCCATATTTCTAACCTATTTCATTTGTAACCTTATCCATTTTCCTCAAATTCTTATTGTTTGCACTAGTGTGGTGGTAATCAGGTACTCAACGCATTGTGTTTTTTGACAAtcactaaataaaatgaaagtgttcttagtaaaagataaaaacaaggatAAGAACAAGACCTATGTGGGGCTTGAAGGTTCTGAGAAGTAGGAATAAGCTGAGGTATTATATCTACTGGCAGGACTGTGATATGAGCTTTGAGGGAGTGCTGTGGTTATGAACAGTTTTTCCATGGTAAGAAGAAGGACCTGCTTTTCTGAGTGTGTGATGAATTATGGCTAAGTGGATATCAGGAAGTTTGAAACCTTTGAACCAACTTCAAGCAGGTCTTCAGAGCAgtttaattcatattttattatgataACAAGAAAGACTGCTACTTGCTCAACTATAAAACTTTCACACTATACAAAGAAATTTTGCTTTCTGTCCCTGAATATCAACCTCCCCCTAAGCAGAGGTTCTTAATTCAGTTGATAGTAGTTGATGGTAAGACAGATAGGTCAGTAAAATAGAACAGGAGAATTTAAAGGCTACTTAAATGCTGCTAAGCTAGCACTTAGCAAAACTTAAAGtactgtgagtgtgtgcatgtgtgcaagtgtgttaAAATTCtgctaattattatttttaaaacaagcaaTATTTTAGACAGttattagaaattttatttagttattatgTAGAAATCATATACAAAGAGACAAATGATATAAGCTACACATAGTTTAGACATGTGTGCTGTATTGTACATTGATGTGTTTGCATCCCTACACttataacattttaataatatttaaggAAATACTCATTAATTTCTATACTTTGATAGTAGAAAACTGGCAGTATTGTTGATGCTTCTTTATTCTCACCTCAGTTTTATCATATTTTCTCTTGAAGCTGTATATATATAGTCAGTTTAACCACTACCTGCTAAGTTTTTCCCTAAATAGATGgaaatggaaacttaagggttctttggaaagtgttgtatggtattttgctggggcaaacatgtaaaggagtgtttttctgaagcagacacaaatgaaaggatgttttgctaaagcacaCAAGTAAAGGAACatttggctgaagcagacacaaggaAAAAGCTGTTCTGCTAAAttaagcacatgaaaggacatgtgacaAAGGATACTTCAacaatgacacacatgtattttTCCACCTTACGTTTCATAGTTGAGCTCtttttgtcaggactccataatgagaaatgcaccaAAATCCTCTTGTGGTATGCTGTGTCTTCTTGTAGCTTGTGTCTTCTTGTAGCTTGTGTCTTCTTGCAGCTTCTTTGGACTCTTGTCAATTGGCAGAGTGATGACAGATGAGACAGTCTCAAATGTTGAGGGGAGAACCTtggtgaggcaagacccatggaaaCACATGAtctttggagggagtataaatagaatTAAATGGACAGTGAAGTAGGCTGGGCTAGACTtacttatagagctagctgtgcaacacttggtctcgagtcttcactgatctttgctttgttgaaagaggcacagctgagaacttctggtGTTTCTGGTGATCCAaattccttctgttttcttttgctgaTTTGGCTGAGGCCTTGCTCTTCCTGCTAGgctgtgccactgctgctgttatTCCAAtactaccaaactggactgctggtatattgGGGAAGTGTTTGCTATTGGATCAAACTGcagctgctgacctgtgaactgaactgctgatttcttgAGAATGCAGATGGGATATTATACAAAAACATTTCTAAATAGTTCTATTTCTCTTGtagcctttcttttccactacttcTTATGGGTGGTGAGCTAGAAGAGAggctaaagcatttaagaatcatcattaaaagtagactgggaaaaattaaagttacaatagGCTAATAAAAGCCAGTTTGTAAATGCTGTCAGTTTTTTGCATGGTATCCAAGAAACTGCAAAATAATAAAGCTAATAAACATGCTCACTGGTTTCTAATGCTTTTGTAGAGTGAAGGAGGAATGAGCAAAATGGATTTTAGGGTAGAAACACTTTTTACATAGTGCTCTAACTATGGATAAATATCACTATGCATTTTTTCAAATCCAAATGGacagaaagggaaaacaaaacaaaacacccaaacaactCTGTAGAATAAAAATTAGAACACTAAGCAAGGTTTAGTAAATCATTATAATCTAATATTAGTACAAATGAACCTCATGAATCATACCGTTCCAAGTTGTTAATAGTAGTGTTCCATTGtgatctattgctgtgaagaaacacgaGAACCAAGGCAGCTATTAAAAAAAGACAGCAGTATCTGtggattattttcttatttagtgaAATTGGACAGAGCACATTCACTTTTGAGATTTTAGAGCCCATTCCCAGTGACATAGTGGTCTTCAGCAAGTCTGTACTTCCTACTCCATATCCAATGGTTCCACTAATTTGTGAGcaatcattaaaatatataaaataatggcAGCCCTTTTCATCAAAGTATTACAAGCAGAAAATGGCATGTGGGCCAAAAGGTTATAAGATAACCGTGTAAAGTTCCAGAATCCTGAAACGCTTCTAAAATAATCATATTTTGAAACCTATACTAATTAAAAACTCTCCTGGGTGCCTGAAAATTCTTACTTTGTTATCTTTCAGGTGACGAAAGATGGTAAATGAcgaatttctatttttttttacaaaaataatgAATAGCAAATTATTG
This Rattus norvegicus strain BN/NHsdMcwi chromosome 3, GRCr8, whole genome shotgun sequence DNA region includes the following protein-coding sequences:
- the Or1j14 gene encoding olfactory receptor Olr402 → MWRDNESTVSEFILLGLPIRTEDQGMFSALFLIMYLTTVLGNLLIILLIRLDSHLHTPMYFFLSHLAFTDISFSSVSAPKMLMNMLTHRQSISYAGCVSQMYFYIVFADLDSFLLTCMAYDRYVAICHPLHYTTIMSQSLCLFLVIVSWALSTANALVHTLLLARLSHFRNNTIPHYFCDLSAMLKLSSSDTTINELLILTLGTMVTIPPFICILVSYVRIGITILKTPSIKGICKALSTCGSHLSVVSLYYGAIIALYFVPSPNNTNDKDVIVAVMYTVVTPMLNPFIYSLRNRDIKGALKHILRRRLFSQ